The Manihot esculenta cultivar AM560-2 chromosome 1, M.esculenta_v8, whole genome shotgun sequence genome has a window encoding:
- the LOC110630159 gene encoding root phototropism protein 3-like: MWESESESVVGRDYGNGVLSSSKHGIKTDGFELRGQSWYVATDIPSDLLVQIGVVYFHLHKYPLLCQCEKMNRLIYESRDPDLSKIALDDLPGGVEGFELVAKFCYGIAVDLTAANISGLRCAAEYVEMTEDLDEVLKSCEKLSPWAENL; the protein is encoded by the exons ATGTGGGAGTCTGAGAGTGAATCTGTTGTTGGTCGAGATTATGGTAATGGAGTTCTTAGCTCAAGCAAGCATGGCATCAAGACCGATGGGTTTGAGCTCAGGGGCCAGTCATG GTATGTTGCAACTGATATTCCAAGTGATCTTTTAGTTCAGATTGGAGTTGTATATTTCCACTTGCATAAG TATCCTCTGCTTTGTCAGTGTGAAAAAATGAACAGATTAATATATGAATCACGCGACCCAGACCTGAGTAAAATAGCATTAGATGATCTCCCAGGAGGAGTTGAAGGATTTGAGCTTGTAGCAAAGTTCTGCTATGGAATTGCTGTTGATCTGACAGCAGCCAATATCTCTGGCCTTAGATGTGCAGCAGAGTATGTAGAAATGACAGAGGACTTAGACGAAG TGTTGAAAAGCTGTGAGAAGCTCTCACCATGGGCGGAGAATCTCTAG